One window of Verrucomicrobiia bacterium genomic DNA carries:
- a CDS encoding twin-arginine translocation signal domain-containing protein — protein sequence MNKPSRTPVTSSRRRFLQTTAIATAALAMPRVLTAQKSDAKRPTVGSGEHTYEVIHNHVQLPDKYTWQTTHNVAVDKDGNIYVIHEGREDQKDHPSIFVFDEKGKFIRAFGKQFQGGGHGLEIITEGKEQFVYVTAYQQVKSFAKLTLKGEMVWEKRAPMESGVYLKDEDTKPIKRWGLDAFLPTNFAFMPDGSFYLADGYGSYRIHKYDKDANWRSMFGAPGKADGQFNLPHGICFDNRVGREKSLVICDRSNARLQWMTLDGKHIKTMTGFYMPANVDTYKDVLLVPDLSARITLLDKDDKVIVHLGEDPEWRKAVMANNRAMRAEADGKSWVSGKFLHPHDACFDAKGNILVAEWVNTGRITLLRKVG from the coding sequence ATGAATAAGCCATCTCGTACCCCAGTCACGTCATCCCGTCGTCGTTTTCTCCAGACTACTGCCATCGCCACTGCCGCGCTTGCCATGCCGCGAGTGTTGACGGCGCAGAAATCGGACGCCAAACGCCCGACGGTGGGCAGTGGGGAGCATACGTATGAGGTGATCCATAATCATGTGCAGTTGCCGGACAAGTATACGTGGCAGACGACGCATAATGTGGCGGTGGACAAGGACGGGAACATCTATGTGATCCATGAGGGGCGTGAGGATCAGAAGGATCATCCATCGATTTTTGTTTTCGATGAGAAGGGAAAATTCATCCGGGCGTTTGGTAAACAATTTCAGGGTGGCGGACATGGGTTGGAGATCATCACGGAGGGCAAGGAGCAGTTCGTGTATGTGACAGCGTATCAGCAGGTGAAGAGTTTTGCGAAGCTGACGTTGAAGGGCGAAATGGTGTGGGAGAAGCGTGCGCCGATGGAGTCGGGCGTTTATCTGAAGGATGAGGATACCAAACCGATAAAGCGCTGGGGATTGGATGCGTTCCTGCCGACAAATTTTGCATTCATGCCAGATGGGAGCTTTTATCTGGCGGACGGGTATGGCTCGTATCGCATCCACAAGTATGACAAGGATGCGAACTGGAGGAGCATGTTCGGTGCACCGGGCAAGGCGGATGGGCAATTCAATCTGCCGCACGGAATCTGTTTCGATAATCGCGTCGGTCGCGAGAAGTCATTGGTGATCTGCGATCGCTCGAACGCACGTCTTCAATGGATGACGCTGGACGGAAAGCATATCAAGACGATGACGGGCTTTTACATGCCGGCGAATGTGGATACTTACAAGGATGTGTTGCTGGTGCCGGACTTGAGCGCGCGCATCACGTTGCTGGACAAGGACGACAAGGTGATCGTGCATCTGGGGGAAGATCCGGAGTGGCGAAAAGCGGTGATGGCGAATAATCGCGCGATGCGGGCGGAAGCCGATGGTAAGAGCTGGGTGAGCGGGAAGTTCCTGCATCCGCACGATGCGTGCTTTGATGCGAAAGGAAATATTTTGGTGGCGGAATGGGTGAACACGGGGCGCATCACGCTGTTGCGCAAGGTGGGGTGA
- a CDS encoding ECF-type sigma factor, which translates to MVEEPNSNAAFVTTRWSVVAQARGDDPTAHQALEELCRAYWFPLYAFARRSGFASADAKDLVQGFFIQVLEKDLFSRADAEKGKLRTFLLTAFKRHIGHEARRESSQKRGGGTEAVSFDVIEAESWYAEQLITGESADKMYDRQWALTLLENVITDLGKDWAEKERGDIFDVLRPYLTSQPETDDYARAEEALNMSRPAIKSAVHRLRTQYRDKLIRKVRETQLDENDFQDEIRLLLEAVG; encoded by the coding sequence ATGGTTGAGGAGCCGAACAGCAATGCCGCCTTTGTGACCACGCGCTGGAGCGTGGTGGCGCAAGCGCGTGGTGACGACCCCACAGCGCACCAGGCGCTGGAGGAGTTGTGCCGGGCGTACTGGTTTCCGCTGTATGCGTTTGCCCGTCGATCGGGTTTTGCTTCGGCAGATGCGAAAGACCTCGTGCAAGGTTTCTTCATCCAAGTGCTGGAGAAAGACCTGTTCAGTCGCGCCGATGCGGAAAAAGGCAAGTTGCGCACCTTTCTGCTCACGGCGTTCAAGCGGCACATCGGCCACGAGGCGCGGCGTGAATCTTCGCAGAAACGCGGTGGCGGCACGGAGGCGGTTTCCTTTGATGTCATCGAGGCCGAAAGCTGGTATGCGGAGCAGCTCATCACTGGTGAATCGGCGGACAAGATGTATGACCGTCAATGGGCGTTGACGCTCTTGGAGAACGTCATCACTGACCTCGGCAAAGATTGGGCTGAAAAAGAGCGTGGCGATATTTTCGATGTCCTGCGTCCTTATCTCACCTCCCAACCGGAGACGGACGACTACGCTCGTGCAGAAGAAGCGCTGAACATGAGCCGCCCCGCGATCAAATCCGCCGTACACCGCCTGCGCACGCAATACCGCGACAAGCTCATCCGCAAAGTGCGTGAGACGCAGCTCGACGAGAACGATTTTCAGGACGAGATCCGGCTCTTGCTGGAAGCCGTGGGCTGA
- a CDS encoding Ig-like domain-containing protein, translating to MMVVVVLGLLLAQSGLGQGFPNVPQTAGARLTPLVGTNNGRMAIIAYHNGWLYTSPESPDSLAGSDIQARRWNISNLGNVYVEEVLGVSPQAVNAHGYFNVGDRLVLGPNNAGSSWTFRAASPGVNERGPMAGLGNVGVRGSLFYPWFIGPTYWSYNAVEGNAELSLRGQVLSSWDHLGLTGVIGHPFIVGNLLIFASDQSRTGVATYDISDPANPRLLDVLKTGGPGGYWPELWGGDGKLYVVFPYRENGRGMRVVDVTDPANLRFLADVPLPGDEPMYAQFQDEYAFIGSHKVDMRSLQSVLTFNTAAQGVDASQFALPLGNLLVTGGVGEFQGMAIWAHQAAPDTRGPSVGYHIPRAGQTNYPAGLPITLLIHETLETHTITVGENFIVRPVGGASISGTVTFAFDDILTFTPNQPLQADTTYEVVIPAGGIRDAAGNGIEGYSFTFSTGNSVNGNLPPTVTSFTATPYPAQPLMEISFQAAGSDPEGNALSYRFDFGDGSVRTDWSGVTTATHSYANAGHYQAKVQVRDNSGVITTRATTVTVMPELPAGNRPTHSSQVVVDTARRTVWTVNPDNNSVRSFHADTLVAGPEITVGADPRNVAVDANGNAWVTCHDADRIDIISPAGAFQTIPLLYGSAPFGIVMSSDGLIAYVSLHGSGQVMRFNTGTRTSSGVLSVGPTPRAMALNADGSRLYVTRFISPRHRGEVWAVDTTGAMSVNRTLAIPKFGGESHRDGTAEGKGIANTLAGIALSPDGTQLFITGNKMNTDRGVLTDSELTQDNTVRNIVVVMNTASGQVTDSLDIDNSDSSSAVTFSPLGDYFFVTLQGNNEVAIFDRLAVNSEAGLGGLITRHGVGRAPQGVAVDPVTRRAFVSNFMARSVSVLEVDQFLATGALNIPTNTVQTIVTEALSPAVLRGKQLFYDASDTRMSAEGYISCATCHNDGGQDGQVWDFTGRGEGLRRTITLRGRSGMAHGNVHWSGNFDEIQDFEHDIRNAFGGSGFLTNEQFFQTNDPLGASKAGLNEDLDALAAYVASLGNQQLPRSPYRMSNGSHTADGLAGRAVFTTLNCNSCHAGPTMTDEAFHNVGTLRATSGRRLGLPLTGIETPTLRGLWANAPYLHDGSAPTLEDVFSVAGGRMYPAETGVRGGQAELHSNAGDIANNYDATVRGRAMVTLVQNSSLRFDQVDGGTGGVGAIEIRYSNSSPVPLTLRVNGVDQVVNLPFVGNYPVWRHTVWMTQRVEGVALFAGENNVVELVTSGFSTLSVDEMLVSTTNHLQQAHAHRQVQSLTAQERAQLLAYLRELDGSLVENGPAAPPAITLQAPIDALQNGFSQQTPVRYNLQFSRPVSGLTVADLALSGTTGAQALTLVELNPGRSYRVEIADMLKSGVIQLQVLTGAVQDGAGIANAVSPLVAVQWQPLVDDLVTLSDEFDHTSSLTNWHSLNQTEGWGVNQLEALDVNATRAGHMRFMPHTVSWYMNNQGPLVYKEITGDFVATLRLQVQRRNGLPGRPETSWSFGGLMIRTPRNITAAGPSPSAPLNTRLAWPPAGYATDWTPDGENDIGISLGSPYNWMNPNPNQWAVSSRSTVNGETSISWSTNDVPLSSSWVTFQAVRIGNTIMLLRRHDGGEWIVTERHTRPDMPATVQVGLFGFTDHANAVAGGFLTQRFDYQTAYHHNRNVISTANGYAANPDLVVDADYFRFQRPPDGLSEQALLNVPLNGETRWLSGTALNSTLGDGVNVPFITALPGGAKPFALFASSAGVVANPLADADGDGQSNFAEWALGGTNPADAGDAPAIVTSTYTDAGQTWLVLSHLRLIGGVTNSTAYANAGAIYEVTGSEDLDWWELAPIGIANLENLPTPPLGYQWASFRWPAPVSGSSRGFLRFRLSSETP from the coding sequence ATGATGGTGGTTGTTGTGCTGGGGCTTTTGCTGGCCCAAAGCGGTCTTGGACAGGGTTTTCCGAATGTTCCGCAAACGGCGGGAGCACGTCTAACTCCCTTGGTAGGAACGAATAACGGGCGCATGGCGATTATCGCCTATCACAATGGCTGGCTCTACACCTCGCCAGAATCGCCGGACAGCTTGGCCGGTTCGGACATTCAGGCACGACGCTGGAATATCTCGAACCTAGGGAATGTTTATGTGGAGGAAGTGCTGGGTGTCTCGCCGCAAGCGGTGAATGCCCATGGCTATTTCAATGTCGGCGACCGTCTCGTGCTCGGTCCGAATAACGCGGGCAGCAGCTGGACATTTCGTGCGGCTTCACCCGGTGTGAATGAGCGCGGGCCGATGGCGGGTTTGGGCAATGTGGGGGTGCGCGGTTCGCTCTTCTATCCGTGGTTCATCGGTCCGACTTACTGGAGCTACAACGCGGTGGAGGGGAATGCGGAGTTGTCGTTGCGCGGTCAGGTGCTTTCGAGCTGGGATCACCTTGGACTTACGGGCGTGATCGGTCATCCGTTCATCGTGGGAAATCTGCTCATCTTCGCCTCCGATCAAAGCCGCACGGGCGTGGCCACGTATGACATCAGCGATCCGGCGAATCCGCGTTTGCTGGATGTATTGAAAACCGGTGGGCCCGGCGGTTACTGGCCGGAGTTGTGGGGTGGTGATGGCAAGCTCTACGTCGTGTTTCCCTATCGCGAGAATGGTCGCGGCATGCGCGTGGTGGATGTGACTGATCCGGCGAATCTCCGTTTTCTCGCAGATGTGCCGTTGCCCGGTGATGAGCCGATGTATGCGCAATTCCAAGATGAATACGCCTTCATCGGCAGTCACAAGGTGGACATGCGTTCGCTGCAATCCGTGCTGACCTTCAATACGGCTGCACAAGGCGTGGATGCGAGCCAGTTCGCGTTGCCTTTGGGCAATCTGCTCGTGACCGGTGGCGTGGGTGAATTTCAAGGCATGGCCATCTGGGCACATCAAGCGGCACCGGATACGCGTGGGCCGTCCGTCGGCTATCATATTCCACGCGCAGGACAGACGAATTATCCCGCCGGTCTGCCAATCACCTTGTTGATCCATGAAACGTTGGAAACGCACACGATCACGGTGGGTGAAAACTTCATCGTGCGGCCAGTTGGTGGAGCAAGCATCTCAGGAACGGTGACGTTTGCATTTGATGACATCCTGACATTCACGCCCAATCAGCCGCTGCAAGCCGACACCACGTATGAAGTGGTCATTCCCGCAGGTGGCATTCGTGATGCGGCGGGCAATGGCATTGAAGGTTACTCGTTCACATTCTCAACGGGTAACAGCGTGAATGGCAATCTACCGCCAACGGTCACAAGTTTCACCGCCACGCCGTATCCCGCACAGCCGTTGATGGAGATTTCTTTTCAAGCCGCAGGCAGCGATCCAGAAGGCAATGCGTTGTCCTATCGTTTTGATTTCGGTGATGGTTCGGTGAGGACAGATTGGAGTGGAGTGACGACTGCGACACATTCCTACGCGAATGCCGGTCACTACCAGGCGAAGGTGCAAGTGCGCGATAACTCGGGTGTCATCACCACCCGTGCGACAACTGTGACCGTGATGCCGGAACTTCCTGCGGGCAATCGTCCCACACACAGTTCGCAGGTCGTGGTTGATACGGCACGTCGCACAGTCTGGACGGTGAATCCGGATAATAATTCCGTGCGCTCCTTCCATGCAGACACGCTGGTGGCTGGACCTGAGATCACTGTGGGTGCTGATCCACGCAATGTGGCGGTTGATGCCAATGGTAATGCCTGGGTTACGTGCCATGATGCGGATCGCATCGATATTATCAGTCCTGCTGGTGCTTTTCAGACGATTCCCTTGCTCTACGGCAGCGCGCCTTTCGGCATTGTGATGAGTTCGGATGGGTTGATCGCTTACGTTTCCTTGCATGGCAGCGGGCAAGTGATGCGCTTCAATACGGGCACGCGCACTTCATCGGGCGTTCTTTCAGTGGGACCGACTCCACGCGCGATGGCTTTGAACGCTGATGGCAGCCGTCTTTATGTCACGCGATTCATCTCGCCACGGCATCGCGGGGAAGTGTGGGCGGTGGATACGACGGGTGCGATGTCAGTGAATCGCACTCTGGCAATTCCCAAGTTCGGCGGGGAATCACATCGCGATGGCACGGCGGAAGGCAAGGGCATCGCGAACACTTTGGCCGGCATCGCGCTTTCGCCTGATGGCACGCAACTCTTCATCACCGGCAACAAGATGAACACGGATCGCGGCGTGCTTACAGACTCTGAACTCACTCAAGATAACACCGTGCGCAATATCGTGGTGGTGATGAATACGGCAAGTGGGCAGGTGACGGATTCGCTCGACATTGATAACAGCGATTCCTCGAGCGCCGTCACGTTCTCGCCGTTGGGCGATTACTTTTTCGTCACCTTGCAGGGAAATAATGAAGTTGCCATCTTTGATCGCCTGGCGGTGAACAGTGAAGCGGGTCTAGGCGGTTTGATCACGCGTCATGGTGTGGGGCGTGCGCCGCAAGGTGTCGCTGTTGATCCCGTCACGCGTCGTGCTTTTGTGAGTAATTTCATGGCGCGTTCGGTATCGGTACTGGAGGTGGATCAGTTTCTTGCCACGGGTGCGTTGAATATTCCGACGAATACGGTTCAGACGATTGTCACGGAAGCGTTGTCTCCCGCTGTGCTACGTGGCAAGCAGCTCTTCTACGATGCCTCGGATACGCGCATGAGTGCTGAGGGCTACATCTCCTGTGCGACGTGCCATAATGATGGCGGGCAGGATGGGCAGGTGTGGGATTTCACCGGGCGCGGCGAAGGTCTGCGCCGTACGATCACGTTGCGCGGTCGTTCTGGTATGGCGCATGGAAACGTTCACTGGAGCGGTAACTTCGATGAGATTCAGGATTTCGAACACGATATCCGCAATGCCTTCGGCGGTTCCGGCTTCCTGACGAATGAACAGTTCTTCCAGACGAACGATCCGTTGGGCGCGAGCAAGGCGGGATTGAACGAAGACCTCGATGCGTTGGCTGCGTATGTGGCCAGCTTGGGCAATCAGCAATTGCCGCGCAGTCCGTATCGCATGAGCAATGGTTCACATACTGCGGATGGCTTGGCCGGTCGTGCTGTGTTCACCACACTGAATTGCAACTCCTGCCATGCTGGGCCGACGATGACCGATGAGGCATTTCACAATGTTGGAACATTGCGCGCTACATCGGGTCGCCGTCTGGGTTTGCCGCTGACGGGGATTGAGACACCGACACTTCGAGGGCTTTGGGCGAATGCGCCGTATCTGCATGATGGTTCTGCGCCGACGTTGGAAGATGTATTCAGCGTCGCTGGTGGCCGGATGTATCCGGCGGAGACAGGCGTGCGTGGCGGTCAGGCTGAGCTGCATTCCAACGCAGGCGATATCGCGAACAACTATGACGCCACGGTGCGTGGGCGTGCGATGGTGACGCTGGTGCAAAACAGTTCGTTACGTTTCGATCAGGTCGATGGTGGCACAGGTGGCGTGGGAGCGATCGAGATCCGCTACAGCAACAGCAGTCCAGTGCCGTTGACCCTTCGCGTGAATGGCGTCGATCAGGTGGTGAATCTTCCCTTCGTAGGGAATTATCCGGTATGGAGGCATACGGTGTGGATGACGCAGCGAGTTGAAGGTGTTGCGTTGTTCGCAGGAGAAAACAATGTCGTGGAGCTTGTTACTTCCGGGTTCTCTACCTTGAGCGTGGATGAAATGCTCGTATCCACGACGAATCACTTGCAGCAAGCACACGCGCATCGCCAGGTGCAATCGCTGACGGCTCAGGAGCGTGCGCAACTGCTTGCTTACTTGCGCGAACTGGATGGCAGCCTGGTGGAGAATGGTCCTGCAGCGCCGCCAGCCATCACGTTGCAAGCGCCGATCGATGCTTTGCAAAACGGATTCAGCCAGCAAACACCGGTGCGTTACAATCTACAGTTTAGTCGGCCGGTAAGCGGATTGACGGTTGCTGACTTGGCTTTGAGCGGCACCACGGGGGCTCAGGCGTTGACGTTGGTGGAGTTGAATCCGGGTCGCAGCTATCGCGTGGAGATCGCGGATATGTTGAAGAGCGGTGTCATTCAACTGCAAGTGCTGACGGGAGCGGTGCAGGATGGAGCGGGCATTGCCAATGCAGTCAGCCCCTTGGTTGCGGTGCAATGGCAGCCGTTGGTGGATGATCTCGTGACTCTGAGCGATGAGTTTGATCACACGAGTTCCCTGACGAACTGGCACAGCCTGAACCAGACAGAAGGTTGGGGTGTGAATCAATTGGAAGCGTTGGATGTGAATGCGACGCGCGCAGGGCACATGCGGTTCATGCCGCACACGGTGTCGTGGTACATGAACAATCAAGGGCCGCTGGTGTATAAGGAGATCACGGGGGATTTCGTGGCGACACTACGTCTGCAAGTGCAGCGTCGCAATGGCCTGCCGGGGCGGCCGGAAACCTCATGGTCCTTCGGTGGGTTGATGATCCGCACGCCGCGTAATATCACTGCAGCCGGACCTTCACCTTCAGCACCATTGAATACACGCCTTGCATGGCCGCCAGCGGGCTATGCGACGGATTGGACGCCCGATGGTGAGAACGACATCGGCATCTCGCTGGGCTCTCCTTACAACTGGATGAATCCGAATCCGAATCAATGGGCGGTGAGCTCGCGGTCCACGGTGAATGGTGAGACATCAATAAGCTGGAGCACGAACGATGTGCCGCTAAGCAGCAGTTGGGTCACATTCCAAGCGGTGCGTATCGGAAACACCATTATGCTGCTGCGCCGTCATGATGGCGGCGAATGGATCGTCACCGAACGGCATACGCGGCCAGACATGCCTGCGACAGTGCAGGTGGGATTGTTCGGTTTCACGGATCATGCGAATGCGGTGGCCGGTGGTTTCCTCACGCAACGTTTCGATTATCAAACTGCGTATCATCACAATCGCAATGTCATCAGCACTGCCAATGGTTATGCGGCGAATCCCGATCTAGTAGTTGATGCGGACTACTTCCGGTTCCAACGTCCACCGGATGGCTTGAGCGAACAGGCCTTGCTGAATGTTCCATTGAATGGGGAGACGCGTTGGCTGAGTGGCACTGCGTTGAATTCGACTTTGGGCGATGGTGTGAATGTGCCCTTCATCACTGCCTTGCCGGGTGGTGCCAAGCCGTTCGCGTTGTTCGCCAGCTCGGCGGGGGTTGTCGCGAATCCGTTAGCGGATGCGGATGGGGACGGGCAATCGAACTTTGCTGAGTGGGCGTTGGGCGGCACTAATCCTGCCGATGCGGGTGATGCTCCAGCGATTGTGACCTCCACCTACACAGATGCCGGGCAAACATGGCTGGTGCTATCGCATCTGCGTTTGATTGGTGGTGTGACGAACTCCACCGCCTACGCGAATGCTGGAGCGATTTATGAGGTGACGGGCAGTGAAGATCTCGACTGGTGGGAACTCGCACCAATAGGCATCGCCAATCTTGAGAACTTGCCAACGCCACCTCTTGGTTATCAGTGGGCGAGCTTCCGTTGGCCAGCTCCAGTGAGCGGTTCGAGTCGTGGATTTCTTCGTTTCAGATTATCTAGTGAGACACCATAA
- a CDS encoding transporter has product MNAAESVANKSSYHLFNPTPSEQMREMSTDRPDKTESPYTVDAGHFQVESDIANFSYDHDTAAGADIRTRSWSLGTLNLKVGLNNRSDLQLVVPSWNHVRTDDQVAGTLTKQSGFGDLVARLKVNLWGNDSGDTALAVMPFVKFPSNTDALGNKDYEGGLIVPLGIALSENWSLGLMTEFDIIKDTASSGYHPEFINSITVSRPIFGEVSAYLEFFSAVSAERGTPWIGTVDCGITWGITKNMQLDCGINFGVTRAAEDMNPFLGFTFRY; this is encoded by the coding sequence TTGAACGCAGCGGAATCCGTTGCAAATAAAAGCAGCTATCATCTGTTCAACCCCACGCCGTCGGAGCAGATGCGTGAGATGAGCACGGATCGTCCGGACAAGACGGAAAGTCCCTACACCGTGGATGCCGGCCATTTTCAGGTGGAGTCGGATATCGCGAATTTTTCCTACGACCACGACACCGCTGCGGGAGCAGACATCCGCACGCGTAGCTGGTCGCTGGGAACGTTGAATCTCAAGGTTGGGCTCAACAACCGTTCGGATCTGCAGTTGGTCGTGCCAAGCTGGAACCATGTTCGCACGGATGATCAAGTGGCTGGAACGCTCACAAAGCAATCTGGTTTCGGTGACCTCGTGGCTCGCCTGAAGGTAAATCTCTGGGGCAATGACAGCGGTGATACAGCTCTCGCCGTGATGCCGTTCGTGAAGTTTCCTTCGAATACCGATGCCTTGGGCAATAAAGATTACGAAGGCGGCTTGATTGTCCCTCTGGGCATCGCTCTTTCAGAAAATTGGAGCCTCGGTCTGATGACGGAGTTCGACATCATCAAGGACACCGCCAGTTCCGGTTATCATCCAGAGTTCATCAACAGCATCACGGTGAGCCGTCCCATTTTCGGTGAAGTCTCGGCGTATCTGGAATTCTTCAGTGCGGTGAGTGCGGAACGCGGCACACCGTGGATCGGCACGGTGGATTGCGGTATCACGTGGGGGATCACCAAGAACATGCAGCTCGATTGCGGCATCAACTTCGGCGTCACCCGCGCTGCTGAAGACATGAATCCGTTCCTCGGCTTCACCTTCCGCTACTAA
- a CDS encoding methyl-accepting chemotaxis protein: MQISLRTKVLSISAVGALLIFIVGAGAVHQLRQMIANQEKMSEANSALRNQLEADMMHDAIRSDVLAALRASSRKEAAELQQAKAALTDHSQTIRNRFKENDAMSLTEETHSAIKAVSGPLDAYVQQAEKVLAAGGANPAEADALMPAFTKSFTDLEEAMEKVSDVIEAGSEAYAKLNEELCQAFYTRLIATVVLGVIVLIVVAIAVARSIPKPFQTLTNQMAEMARAVDTASGQIAGASQGLAEGASQQAASLEETSASLEEMSSMTRRNAEHAQRAKDLANQTRQAADVGATDMGAMTRAMDEIKGASDNIAAIIKTIDEIAFQTNILALNAAVEAARAGEAGMGFAVVADEVRNLAQRSATAARETGEKIADAIRKSQQGVELSGKVAKSLEEIVGKARQVDELVGEIAGASREQSTGISQVNEAVTQMDKVTQGNAASAEESAAAAEELHAQAAALKGAVEQLQALVGGKGEAAVTVNHAKPAAVAKSASGSKVLRPTVTKASASKPSLATNGANGHNGKHQDPLPMEEAFKDF, from the coding sequence ATGCAAATCAGCCTGCGGACAAAAGTGTTGAGCATCAGTGCGGTGGGTGCACTGCTTATCTTCATCGTCGGTGCCGGTGCTGTGCACCAGCTGCGACAGATGATCGCGAACCAGGAAAAGATGAGCGAGGCCAACTCCGCCCTGCGCAATCAACTGGAGGCGGACATGATGCACGATGCCATCCGCTCGGATGTGCTCGCCGCCTTGCGCGCCAGCAGCCGGAAGGAGGCAGCGGAATTGCAACAGGCAAAGGCTGCTCTCACCGATCATTCCCAAACTATCCGGAATCGTTTCAAAGAAAACGATGCGATGAGCCTGACCGAGGAAACCCACAGTGCGATCAAAGCTGTGAGCGGTCCATTGGATGCCTATGTCCAGCAGGCAGAAAAAGTTCTCGCCGCAGGTGGAGCGAATCCCGCCGAAGCTGACGCATTGATGCCCGCTTTCACGAAATCATTTACTGATCTCGAAGAAGCGATGGAGAAGGTGAGCGATGTCATCGAGGCAGGCAGTGAAGCCTATGCCAAATTGAACGAAGAGCTCTGCCAGGCCTTTTATACGCGCTTGATCGCCACGGTCGTGCTGGGTGTGATCGTTTTGATTGTTGTTGCGATCGCAGTAGCTCGCAGCATTCCGAAACCGTTCCAGACATTGACCAATCAGATGGCGGAGATGGCCCGGGCAGTGGACACGGCTTCAGGTCAAATTGCCGGAGCCAGCCAAGGGTTGGCCGAAGGAGCGAGCCAGCAGGCCGCGAGTCTTGAGGAGACGAGCGCGAGTCTGGAAGAGATGTCGTCGATGACCCGCCGCAATGCCGAGCACGCGCAGCGGGCGAAAGATCTGGCGAACCAGACCCGTCAAGCAGCGGATGTTGGGGCGACGGACATGGGAGCGATGACGCGTGCAATGGATGAGATCAAGGGAGCCAGTGATAACATCGCGGCCATCATCAAGACGATCGATGAGATTGCTTTCCAGACGAATATTTTGGCTTTGAACGCCGCGGTGGAAGCCGCGCGAGCGGGTGAAGCCGGCATGGGCTTCGCCGTGGTGGCGGACGAAGTCCGCAACCTGGCGCAGCGAAGTGCGACTGCCGCGCGTGAGACGGGCGAGAAGATCGCCGATGCGATCCGCAAGAGCCAGCAAGGCGTGGAGTTGAGCGGGAAGGTGGCGAAGAGTTTGGAAGAGATCGTAGGGAAGGCCCGTCAAGTGGATGAATTGGTGGGGGAGATCGCCGGAGCTTCCCGAGAGCAGAGCACGGGCATCAGCCAGGTGAACGAAGCGGTGACGCAGATGGACAAAGTGACGCAGGGCAATGCGGCGAGTGCCGAGGAGAGTGCGGCGGCAGCGGAAGAACTGCACGCACAGGCTGCCGCACTGAAGGGAGCTGTGGAGCAGTTGCAGGCGCTGGTGGGAGGGAAAGGTGAAGCAGCCGTTACGGTAAATCACGCGAAACCAGCAGCCGTCGCGAAATCAGCAAGTGGGAGCAAAGTGTTGCGCCCGACTGTCACGAAAGCTTCCGCATCCAAGCCGAGTTTGGCAACCAATGGCGCCAACGGTCACAACGGCAAGCATCAAGACCCGCTTCCCATGGAAGAGGCCTTCAAAGACTTTTAA